AATTTCATGTCAGGCGGAGCAGGATACATTTTATCGCGAGAAGCTGTGcggattttcaatgaaaaggcACTTAAGGATAAGGAAAAATGTTCACAAAGCGATGATGGCGCAGAAGATGCTGAAATGGCGAGCTGTTTGTCAGCTTTTAATGTAACTTTTGGCGATACGAGAGACGAATTCCTGAAAGAAAGGTTCTTTCCTCTCGATTTAGACTTTTTGTTGAATGAGGAGTTCACGGATAAAGACTTTTGGTACTATACTGATGCACAATATGTACATAATGAAAcggtaaaacatttttaaaaaaatagatttttatcaaatttatgagaatttttgttttagggACTTGAATGTTGCTCAAATACTGCAATTGCTTTTCATTACGAAAGTCCCGTTCACATGTTAgtatttgaatatttgttgtatcatatgaaaaaaaatcaaatacaaCTCAAAATACCTGATCTCccaaagaaattttcagttGACGATACGAAAATCATGTTTCCAAGGAAAAATATTGGGCTTTATCAAAAGAATTCAAGTCAAATAACTGCCAATAaccaaatcaaacaaaatgtgataaatttaaaataaaatatccaaAGTATGCAATAAACATTCTTAATTCTGTCGTAAAATGCAAAAACGGCGTACTTACTTGAACATTCCGCAATATCCGTTTGCtgtatcaaaagtttgttcgGGCGGCGCAACTCTTTCCAACAATCGAGGCATTTGACTTAAACATCCCAAAGCAGCTACGAGACTTGGATCTCCCGGACCTACAGGTTCAGGCAATTCTCGTGCACTTAAAGCGCATCCTGAAGGCGTTACTCGAAATTGAGGTCTTGCACACATGtcctaaaaacaaacaaaataaaatggaaattaaaaaaaaaaaaatgcaaaaaatcaatgcaaaaagaggaaatttaaaaaaaaatgttttacatgAGGTCTCATCCATACAATATTCTTCTTTCGTGATAACGTTCGTGTCGTTGGCGGAAACTCTAAGTCTTCGTATAAACCACCCGGCGTGCGTGCAACTAACCCATTGAGCGTTCTCCCATTTAGAATAGAGCCATTCGATGTGTGATTTGACGTGTGAAAGACTTCCGAAGATCTCGGGCGAGATAACGTTGATTGATGATCTTGTGTGGGAATCCAATGGTGTCTTTGCATCGTCGGAAAGCCATCTGAAATgcaagcaaaataaataattacatcTTTCTTCGTCATCATTCTCGGTGTTTGCATAATTTAATTGGTTTTCAACGTCGAAGCATTAAATTACATTCACGCATGCGAACTTCCTTATCATTCATTGCGGaacaagacatttttttaattgtcaattGTCATCACTGCACACAAAAATTCTGAGAAAGTAgacatttcaacaaaaaaattactcaagaaGAACCGTTTCTACTTTGAACGAGTATTAAAAGAGATGCATGTCTCGCTGTTAAATTGTAgcgcaaaaaattgtaacgcgCATTAAGCataaagtgagaaaaaaaattaatccaaagtTTAATGAACTTGAACTgctgttaaataataataataatatcataatGAACTGGTAACGAtcgtcaaacaaaaaaaaaagtgttttgcgTAAAAATCATTCATCACGTTCATTTATCAACGAacagtaataaaaaatgatacaagTGCAAAAAACTCGCGTTCAAtgagaacaataaaaaatagatcaGTTAAATCACGCTTCAAATCAGAAAATGAAACGAATTAGAATGTTTTCATTTCCGACTTGCTCAATTCCAACGATGGAGGCACAGCTATCAATCAAAACATCAACTCAACAATCAAAATCTTTGTCATGAATCgtgtgaaaattataaatccaCATATTTCATTACACCGAAAGGTAGTTTCTTCAGAActttcaaaaaagtaaaaaaaaatgtattgagGCGTGTGACTTATGAGGTtagatttgcaaaaaaaaaaaaacaaaagaaaatttattcccTTGACAATAAAAGTGCATGCACCTGAATCACGTGTATCACCTTGGCCTACAAACACGCACGTCAACTCATTTTATCAGACATCCATTATTATTCTGTGTAATAATGCAGCAAATGTGTGTTAGCaagtcatcattattatttattataacatATTCATAATGGAAGTAAGTGAAACTTGTTTGGTTTGTATGATAGGATTGAAAATgtgaagttaaaaatatattaaaaaagtattgaaaaacTACCAAGTTTGGTTCGAAAAAGGTGTTAATGACGaattagcattttttaaattatttttcttctaaattggtcttaattttttttataattatatatatatatatattttttttttgaagaaaatctttaatatttttatgattttatgaatCTACTAACAGACAGactttaaaacaacaaaaacacatttttccaagaaaaaaaaataatttgttatttacaaTGATAcgaaaacaataacaaaccaTCATCAAAGAATAGAGGcactaaaattaaatgcatATGGGCTTGTAATTTTCCCTTCGTACTCACACAATTCAAtagaaaactgaaaaaaaaacacacgagCCTCTCATTTGTCGAGTctattatcattaattttatgagaatgAGCGGaaacttgcatttttttccttttcttcaaCCGCATACATATTTAAATCTAATGATCATGAtggaaattaagaaaaaaataattcaatttgagAATCGACATTGTCATATTGACACACATTTCTTCAACATGAAGTTGGCAAAAAATGTgaccaaacacaaaaaatgcaattgtatgaataaattcttaaaaaaaaatttgcaaacacACATACGTAATAAAGAGCAAAACCACAAATGagagtttttatttcaaatgtcAATTATTTGAGGAATTTCTTCGCAAAAACAGTTTgtaaaaaagggaaatgatccggattaaagtaataaaaaaagttcagaaaAAATGACCTATATAACAAAgttttatcattattcattattattataacgaaCAATCTACTTCATTGAGAAACACACGTTGTGATCTTTTTCTCACATGTAGGTAAATTTAGCATAAAATCCAAATTGAATAGCAAAGAAAACGATGCTAGAAGCTAAATATCTCAGATATAATTTGAATATCTCTCATCATACGTtttcgttttcatttttttacaacttgtTACAAATAGTAATCTATTTACGAGCAACGAGAGGAAATGAAGCCGCCTGAGAAGCTGATTCAGAAAATAATGtgtgtttttaataaactttcaatgaaaataactgttttttttattgcttttgaaCAAGTAAATCAACGCAATAAAcaatatggaaaataaatgtaCATACTAACACACATATTCTCAATATGGGGAGCAACATCTTTAAGTGCACTCGGTACAATACTTGAATGTTGTTTGCTCAGGGACGTGCTTGAATCATTTCTCGCATCTCTCATGGGAATTGTGAAACGATAAGTGCATTCCATCCCTGCAATTACTTATCATGTGAAACAGAAAAAGTTGTAggtattttcttcattattaagCAGAAAAGACTCTTTTTAGAACACAAACTGCAACATGTATGTTTGTCTAATTGTCTATGCCAGAAATACCTACAAGAAAACAAGCAAAGCGAGTGTGTTGAACTTGATTTGCGAAACACACCcagatatcgaaaaaaaaaatgttgaaggcAAAAATAATCGCAAATCacttaataattatttcaactgTCAGAAGTCATATTCACGCCTGCAAATCATAAACAAATTAACTGAGTACacgttttttctctctcgcatCGATCGATAAATCAatgaacaaaacaaatttttcatgcacATCTAataagacaaacaaaaaagattcaatttaatttgtaactCATTGATCGAAGACTTTCAATTGGTGTTTTATTAAGTACTTATGTATCACGTTACATGCGTGACTTCGgtctttaattcatttttctataacttcttttgttttttcgagAAGAGGAAGAAAATAGTGGTATCCGttgttattcaaaaaaaaaaaaaaaaaaaaaaaaaataaaataaaaaaaataaa
The sequence above is drawn from the Culicoides brevitarsis isolate CSIRO-B50_1 chromosome 1, AGI_CSIRO_Cbre_v1, whole genome shotgun sequence genome and encodes:
- the LOC134827057 gene encoding glycoprotein-N-acetylgalactosamine 3-beta-galactosyltransferase 1-like — translated: MIYTYEQNFKEKAYLVKRTWGKRCNNLLFMSNMTDPNNLIDITVLNVTESRDTLWKKTKLSFQHAYEHHLKDYDWFLKADDDTYVIMENLRYYLYQYPTELPLLFGYQFRRNFMSGGAGYILSREAVRIFNEKALKDKEKCSQSDDGAEDAEMASCLSAFNVTFGDTRDEFLKERFFPLDLDFLLNEEFTDKDFWYYTDAQYVHNETGLECCSNTAIAFHYESPVHMLVFEYLLYHMKKNQIQLKIPDLPKKFSVDDTKIMFPRKNIGLYQKNSSQITANNQIKQNVINLK